The following coding sequences are from one Nicotiana tomentosiformis chromosome 3, ASM39032v3, whole genome shotgun sequence window:
- the LOC138908283 gene encoding uncharacterized protein: MQESSYRPPTIQGSSSGYSGPQGQTSSKQPIAPKGCYECRDLSHMWRFYLRLQGRPVKQGQQPMITALVTPLAVRPPRARGHVGRGHPRGGGQPVGTLARFYAFPARPDAEASDAMITGIISGASQESLSTPVYVSTPVSDSVVVNQIYRSCVVTLYGYETRADLLLLDMTGFEIILGMDWLSPYHVVLNSHAKTITLAIPEFPRLKWKGLSVSSI, from the exons atgcaagagagttcttatcgcccaccaactattcagggttcttccagtgggtattcaggtccccagggtcaGACTTCTAGtaagcagcccatcgcaccgaaagGTTGTTATGAGTGCAGGGATCTCAGTCACATGTGGAGATTTTACCTCAGGCTTCAGGGTAGACCAGTgaagcagggtcagcagcctatgattaccgcactagTTACTCCATTAgccgtccgaccacccagagctagagggcatgtgggtaggggccatcctagaggtggaggccagccagttggcactCTAGcacggttctatgcttttccggccagaccagatgcagaggcctcagatgcaatgattacaggtattatttct GGTGCTTCTCaagagtccttgagtactcctgtttatgtgtccactcctgtgagcgattctgttgttgtgaatcaGATCTATCGGTCTTGTGTTGTTACATTatatggttatgagactagagcagatcttttgCTACTTGATATGACTGGTTTTGagattatcctgggcatggactggctatccccatatcatgtCGTCCTAAATAGCCATGCTAAGACTATTACTTTGGCAATCCCGGAATTTCCTAGGTTGAAGTGGAAGGGTTTGTCTGTCAGCAGCATCTAA